GTCCACAGCCCTTCGACTTTTTTCTTTTTGTCGATCATCTGATCGAACTTGGACTTGGGCCTTTCACCCCCCTTGTCCGCCTCTTCCTGAGCGAACGCCGGAGCTGACAGCAACAGCCCAAGACAGAGAAACGACCAGCCTAACACGAGACGACGCATCGAAAGAGACTCCAGCGAAAACGTTTTGTACATGCAGGCGTACGAAATTGTCAGAACTTCCTGACCGTCAAAGCTTACCTGATTTCCGCCCTCGAAGGGCAGTGAATCGGTTTCAGCAGAGAAAACCGGTCGCGAACAGAGCGAATAGACCGGCTTCACCCGCGTGATGCCGTTTTTCAACGCCCGATGCGACCACCGGCCATCTTCCCTGTTTGGCGAAGTTGCCGCAGACAGGGCGTCTCGGGCCGAATTTCCTGCTTTCCTCAATCATGAGAAAGCAGAATCGGAACTTGCAACAGGAAATCCCGGCGTGCGCCAACAAACAGAGCGGGCGAGGCTTGCGCCGAGCCGATCGGAATCATTCCGAACCTGAGTGTCCATCCGCTTCCGGCAGCCGTCCCGTTTTCGGTCGCCCACCAGTCGCGAGGCACCGGCTCAGCAGAAGCTTCGCCCGCCCTGTCTGCTCTGACCAACCCCTCCGGCGAGTCCGACTCGCCAGCAGAAATTCTTGCACTCGGAGAGGTGTCGTCCAGTGGGAATCGAAGTGAAAGGGGTTAGGGGTCAGGGGCCGGAGGTCAGGGGTCAGGAGTTAGGAGTCAGAGGTTAGGGAAAAAGGACTCAATTCTTCAACGCTCAACTCTCATCGCTCAACGTCTCCCTCAATGACAAATGATCCCCAAACGTCAATTGCTCTGCCCTTTGAAGAAGCAGCAGCGGCGACTTTTCCGGCCTCAGCTCCAAAACAAAAGCGTTCCTTTCACCAGCGTCGCCATCGCCATGTCTCGCTGCAGAAACAAAAGCCAGTGCGGCGCCTGTTTTGAGCGTTCAAGAACTACGCTCGTCAGCACCTGACCGACCGCTTCGAACGTCGCCCACTCTTCGCGGCAGAATGTCAGCAGCGACCAGCGCAGTTCGTTGTAGTCCGCCTTGGCGCCGATGTCGCGGATGCGGTGCTGTCGTTCGAGATCGCTGCGCAGTCGCGCATCAAGTTCGTCCGCTTGCCAGTAGATGTTCGCCCGGCCCAGTAAGAGCTGCCCGAGTCGGTTCAGGAGCTCGTATGCACAGCCGGGATACTCCGCCTGCAACTGGTCGAGTGTGCCGAGTGCTTCTTCAGGCTTCTGCACCCAGCCTGGCAGGATCTCTGACTTGATCCGCAGGAGGACCACATCTTCCGTCTCCAGTGCCGTCTCGCAGAGAAAGGCGATCAGCTTTGAGACGGGAAACGCGTCCTGCACACTCGGACGCAGCATGGCCGGCTTGATCTCCTTCACCATGACCGAGAGATGATCGATCCGGTCGTGATTAACCGCCATGCCGGCGCTTTGTCCCCCTTCATCCGCCGAGCCCCCGATCTCGGCCAGCCGGGCCAGGATCTCTTTGGCGAAACCAGTCTCCTGCCCAAAGATCGCAATCTCGCAGGCCAGCAGATTCAGCGATTGCCACAGGTATGCATCATCGAGCAACGGCATTTCGAATGAGTTCAATTCGCTCTTCAATTGACCCCAGCCGTTCTCCGACCTCAGGTGCAGCCATCGATACCGCATGACCGGCAGCAACTGCGAACGAAACTCCGGTTGCTGCACCAGTTTCCAGGCCGCTTCCGTTGCCGCTCGTTCCGGCTCGTGAGCGAGGGCGTCGACATACAACTGCGCCAGCGGATGCGAGAACGACTGCTCCAGTGCCGCATCTAGCACTCCCATCGCATCGGTGTCTGCATCCAGACCTGGCTGCAGAATCAGCAGCCAGTACCGCCGGATGCACAAATCAGGATGGCCGGGATGCAGGCGAATCAGCGCCAGCACGTCACGATAGGCGCCCTCGAGATCACCGTTGCACGCGAGTTTCCAGGCGGCATCAATTTGAGACGCCAGCGTCACTCGGGGCGAACCCTGCCATTCGGCCTCTTCAGGTGCCGACCTCTCCTCGGCAGCGTTTGACTGTTCTTCAGCCCGACTTCTGATGGCCTCGTAGTAACCCCCGTCCCGATTGTTTTCGAGAATCGCCTTCACAGTTTCATAGGCGGCGCGAATGCGACGGAAATGTTCCGGGTGATCTTCCGGGTGAAAGCGACGCAACAGCGCTGTATAGGCCTTTTTCGCGGCCCGTTCATCCGCAGCCCGCGGCACCCCCAGCAACCGAAACGGGTCGACAGGCCACTGAGAATAATCGTCAGGCAAACTCGATTCGGCCATGTCGCGGGGTCTTCAGGTGAGGAAGGCGAAGGTCTAGTCCAGGGATCTAAGCGGAGTTGGTTTCGCCGGAATGCGGCTCCGATTTGCTTTCGACTCTTTTGCGTTTTTCTCTGCCGGAATCGTCTGGGTGCCGTGAATGATTTTTCGCAACGCCTCCCCCTCTGGTGACCCTGGGGTATTTAACTTTCTGATCTGTTCCCGGTCATATTCAGTAGTGAAATCCTCGATGGAATAACCTGTTGGAGACTTCCGTTGGGAAAATCGTCCTTGGATCCAGAACCCAGGGTCCGGTTCCGCAGAAATCAGGAAGGCAAACGCGACTGCTCCAACCGCAATCAAGACGCCCCACCAGGGCGGGAGCTCAAAGAACTGCGAAGGCCGAAATGACGGATTATTTGCAGCCGACTTTCGAACCGCGTCCCAAACGTCCCACTCAATGACTGGGAGAAGCTCGGGGATAAGAGCAGCAAACTGCGGGACACGTTCCGAGAGCCTGCGGGCAACGTTATTCCAATGCCGATCTTCGTTCAAACTTCGTGAAAACGCCTGACGCATTCTCGCCGCTTCTGCCGGCCAGCAGACGAATGAACGCATTGCGAATTTAACCAGTTGGCGTTCATCTTCACCCGCCGCAGGGAACGAGGCGGCGGTGAGCGACAATCCGGCCGCTAACCGCTTGAGGTGTGCCTGTAGTGCCGGATACCCGTGTGTTCTCCTCAGTAATTCGGCATGGGCTTGCCGCCGTTCGGCTGTGTCCATCGCAAAGAATCGTTCAGTGAATTTGTTGATTTCGGCTCGGAGATCTTGTTCGTCCTGTGCTGTCAGTAGTGCCTGTTCGTTCCGAGAGAAGGAATCGTTCTCTCCGGTCGAAACAAATCTCACCGCGAGCGTCTCGTTCCCGTAGAACCCGAAGTCCGCCAGTTCGATGGCACGCGCGGCAGCGGCTGGAGTCGCTTCAGGCAGCTCCAGTAGTTCGACTGCCCAGCGACGCTGCCGCTCGCCCAGGGCGAATTGCGGCTTCGGTTCTGTTGTGTCGGCTGACATGAAGTCGGTTTCGTGAAATCGGTAAGTGAGCCTCAGTACCGTGATCAACGGTTGCCTGGCAAACTTTGCGGCGCATTTGGCGTCGGAACGCTTCGGGGCGGCATCCCAGGCCCAGTCTCCCCCGGCTGAAGGGGCCGAAAAATGGGGGAGTTCGGAAACTGCTTTTGGAACGGCGTGAAATCTGGCATCGGTGTCGTTATCGGCGGCAACGGCTCAATCGGGGTCAATTTCAAATCGGGCGGCTGAATGGCTCTCGCCTTTTTCAAGACGTCCTCGATTCGAACGCCCGTGGGATTTTGCGGGAACTGAACCGGGGTGCCATTCGAATTCTGAAAGACATTTCGAACTGGCGGAAGTTGGCTGGCCCGGTAGCCGACTCGGACCAGGAAAAAGAGCAGAATTAACAATCCAAACCAGTAGGGGTTTTTCGTGCCCTCGTCCTGCACCGTTTTGACGGCGAACTTTCGCGATTTCGGCGCTGAGGGCTTCTGTCGACGCCCCCACCAGTTCCGCCCCGTCGGCTCTGGCAATAGTTCCGGAATCAGGGCAGCAATGGCCGGCGCGGATTTTGCCAGTCGCTTCACGACCGCGTCGATCTCTGCATGTTCCTTGGCATACGCCTGCCGCAGTCGCGCTGCATCTGCAGGCCAGCTGACAAACGATTTCAACGCAAGCTCAGCCAACTGTCGTTCGTCAGCGTCCTTGAGTCGCAATTCGGTGGGCTTCAGGTCCAGCGCCTCGGCAAGCCGTTTCAATTGCGCCTGCAGCGCCGGGAACTGTTTCGTTCGTTGGACAAGCTTCGCATGCAGTTCCGCACGCCGCTCCACTTCGATGCGAAAGAACTTCTGCCCGAACTCGTCAATCTTGATTCGTAGCAGTCGCTCTTCCGCATTCGTCAACACCGCCGCGTCGGCCATCGCGAAACGGCGCGTCGAGGGCGCTGTCAGCACGCGTAACGCAAGCTGCTCCCTCTCGGCCAAAGAAAAGTCAGACGACTCGACCGCCGCCGCCAGATTGCCGGGCGTCGCTTCTTTCATGTCCAGCCACTCGCTGGCCCATTTCTGATGGACCGGAGTCAGCTTAAACGGCATCGTTCTGGCCGTAACCGGAGCCGTCATTGTTCTCTCCCTGGTCGTCGAACTGAGCCAGAAACCCCTGCAACATTTCCCGCAGGCTTTCGATCCCCTCTTTGTCATTCAGGTCGAGGACGTCTTCAAACGCCCGCAGCAACTGGTCGAGAGCATCTCGTTCTCGAATCGGCAACTCCGCATACAGTCGTTCGGCCCGCTGCAGCAGATACCGATTGGCTGTTTCTTCACGGGGATGCATCTTCAGAGCCTGCATCCGCTCGACCGCTTCGGCGAGTTGCTTCTGCGACAAGTTGCCCGACTTCCGTTGAAAGACGTGCGTCGCTTTCTTCTTGGTCTCGACAATGGTGGCCTCGGCCTCCAGGACGCCATTGATGTCATAAGTGAAGCGAATATCAATCGCCTGTCCGGCTGGCCCGCGGGGAATGCCCGTCACCTCGAATTCGCCCAGCAAAGTGTTCTCGGCGACCTTTCGAGATTCCCCCTGATACACCCGAACTTTCACGCTCGTCTGAAAAGCCTGGAGCGTCGACACCTGTTTCACGCGACTCACGGGGATCGTGGTATTGCGATTGATAACCGGCAGGAAATAGCCCGACCGAATCTGCCCCGCGACTTCATTCGAGATCTCGACTCCCAGGGTGAACGGGGCGACATCCGTGACCACCAGGTCGGTAACATGTTCGTTGCGGCCGACCACCGCGGCATGCACCGCCGCCCCCAGCGCCACGACTTCATCCGGATTCAGCGAGAATCGCGGCGACTGCTGCAGCAGGTCTTCAATCCGCTTCCGCACGCAGGGCATGCGCGTCGCGCCGCCGACGAGAATCACATCCTGAATCTGCGACCGATTCAATCGGGCATCGCCCAGCGCCTGGCGAATCGGACCGGTCAATTGATCGAGCAGCCTGGCGGTCGCCTGTTCAAATTGCTCCCGCGAGATCTGCACAACAGCCGGCGGATCACTGAACTCGCCAGCCTGGTCAGGCAGCCGAATCTCGGCGTGCGATTCTGCCGTCAGCTTCCGTTTGGCCCCCTCACATTCGCGCCGCAGCCTCGAGATGCGCAGCGGCTGCGACATCTCGATCCGCTCAAACTGCAGCCCCTGCTGTTGCAGGACCACCGACGCCAGTGCATTGGTGAAATCTTCTCCTCCCAGAAAGATCTCACCGGCCGACGCCCGTATTTCGATTGTTCCGTCAAAGAGTTCGACAATGGAAACATCGAACGTCCCGCCCCCCAGGTCCACGACGAGAGCCATCCGGTCCTGATCCTGATGCGTCAGGCCGTAGGCGATGGCCGCCGCGGTCGGCTCGTTGAGAATTCGGGCGACATTCAGCCCCGCCAGCTTTCCGGCCATGATCGTCGCGCGACGTTGTTCTTCATTGAAATAGGCCGGCACCGTAATCACGGCATCGGTGACATCGTGTCCCAGGTACGCTTCCGCATCCCGTTTCAGCGAACGCAGGACGCAGCTCGACAGCTCAATGGCGGTGAGTTTCTTGCCTCCCAGATCGGCAGTCCATTTGGCTTCGCCCATCTGCCGTTTGAAGACGCTGGCGCAGCGCTCGGGACGGGTCACCTGCAGTTCTTTTGCCAGTCCTCCGACCAGAATCGTGCCGGCATCGTCGCGACCGACCACCGACGGCGTCAGCATCTGACCCAATTCGTTCGGAATCAGCCGGGGGCCCTCCGGTTCCATAATTGCGACCAGGGAATGCGTTGTTCCCAGATCAATTCCGACAATCACAGGCATATTGCTCACCAGTTTTCGTCCCTTGGAAGCTGTCTTCAAAAGCGATCAAAGTGAGTCAAACAGTCCCTGACATTGTTGCGTCGAACGACCATTCCCCCCTCACCCCCAGCCCCTCTCCCCGGAGTACCGGGGCGAGGGGAGTTTGAAGACAGTTTCGATAACAGACTCGCTTGATTCGCAGGGACAGGCAAGCCGACAGACGTGTTCGCAAAGATTGTGACAAAACCCGTCAGGAATTTCCTCGCTGAAAATCACACGCGGTTGCTGCCATTCGGCCAATGCGCGGCAGGAACAGATCCAGCCTGGTTGACCGGCTGCGGGGCATGCCATCACAATTCGCTGACCCGCTGCGGCCAGTTTCTCGATCCCCAACTGGAGTCCAATGATGGCCAGCCGAACGCTTCTCTTCCTCGTGCTGGTTCTAGCTGGCAGGCCCGTCGAGCTCGTGGCGCAAACGACTCATCAGTTGGAGTTCGCGTCCACTCCGGTTGACAATCCATTGAAGGGGCTCGTCCCTTACGCGACCGCGGAAGTCGAGCGGTTTCCGCACAGTCTCGAATTCGATTACCTCCCCTTCTCGGCCCTCGTCGGCGGGGAGAACGAGTACGACTGGCAGCCGCTTGAAAACCTGCTCAATACCTCTGCCGAACGCGGCTGTCAGGTTGTGTTTCGCATCTACCTGGAATATCCCGGCCGCACCGGCTGCATTCCGAAGTACCTGCTGGATCAAGGACTCACGGTGCATCGCTATCTCAACACGAATACTCAGCCGGAGCCGCCGCAGCCGATCGAAACGCCCGACTACGAAGACCTAAAGCTGCGGAAGTCGCTGCAGCAGTTCATTGCCGCGCTCGGCAAGCGCTATGACGGAGATCCCCGCATCGGCTTTATCACCGCCGGGCTGCTCGGCACCTGGGGAGAATGGCACACCTACCCCCGCGACGAACTCTTCGCCAGCCAGGCGGTGCAGAACGAAGTCATGTCCGCCTACGAGGCGGCGTTCAAGATCACCCCTGTCCTGCTGCGGTATCCCGCCGGACCAGAACACGAGTCACTGGCGCCGAATGCCCAGCGAAATTTTGGCTACCACGACGATTCATTCGCCTGGGCCACGCTCGACACTGGCAAGCAGAACGACGACTGGTTCTTCGTTCCCGCCCTGCAGCAGGCCGGCATTGCGGCGGTCGAAAAATGGAAGACCGCGCCGATTGGCGGTGAGATCCGTCCCGAAGCCTGGGGGAAGGTCTTCGATGCCAAACCCGGTAAGAAGCAGATTCAGAACTTCGAAAAATGCGTTCGCACTACGCATGCGAGCTGGCTGATGGACAGCGGACTGTACGAGCAGAAAACCTCGCCCGAACGCTATCGTCGAGCGATCGAACAGGTGCGGCTGCTGGGGTACGACTTCCATGTTCCGCAGGTGACGCTGGGACCGCTGACTGGCAAGCAGCTCCCAGTCTCGGTCCACCTGGAAAATCGCGGAGTCGCGCCGTTTTATTACGACTGGCCTGTCGAATTCGGCTTCATCTCCAGCGGCCGCGTGGTTGAAACTCTGCCAAGTACCGGAAAAATCACCGGTCTGCTCCCTGGCGATCCGGTTCGAATCTGGACCCAGTCTCTCGACGTGCAGTCGTTACCCGCCGGCAAATACCGGCTCGCCCTTCGCGTCGTGAATCCGCTGCCGCAGGGGAAACCCCTGCGTTTCGCCAATGCCGCGCAAGACGCCGATGCCGCCGGATGGCTCACGCTCGGAGAAATCGACATCCCCTGACATGAGAGCGGGGAATTCACAATGCCGCTGTTTCCTTCAAAATCCGAATCTCGAAGCACGAAATCCGAAACAAGCCTTAGGACGGCCGGACCGGGCTTTTCATGATTGGAATTTGGAGTTTGTTTCGGATTTCGGATTTCGTGCTTCGGATTTCGAGAATACGCCAACCTCCGGAATGTCCGTTCTGCCAGTCGTCCTTCCCTTGAATCACGTCCTAGCCACGGTCAGAATACCGATCTTGACATTTCCCGAACGGCATTCGTTCCGCACGCGATCTGGTTGCGGCAGCGCAGCGCCGGGCTTCCCTGTTGATTCGACGTCACTGTGTTCACGACAGGGGCCGGGGCCGTCGCCCGTTATTCACCCAGCGAGGAGTTTATGGAGATTCTCGAAGGCCAGACAGTCGGTATCGATCTGGGCACCACCTATTCCGCCATTGCCCAGCTCAACGTTCAGGGCGAGCCCGTCTCCCTGCCGAACGCCGACGGAAAAACGATCACCCCCTCCGTCGTCATTCTCGGGGAAGACAACAAGATCATCGTCGGACCCTCGTTCGAGCGGATGTCGATCGAAAACCCCCGCAACATCGTGGAAGCCATCAAACGGCAGATGGGGAACAAAGACTTCGTGATCGTGCATCACGGTCGCAAGTACACCCCGGAATTCATCTCCGCGCTGATCATCAAGAAGTTGAAGCAGGATGCGGAGAAGATGGTCGGCCCGATCGTCAACGCCGTCATCACGGTGCCGTATTACTTCAACGACGTCCGCCGCAAGGCCACGCAAGACGCCGGCAAGATCGCCAAGCTCAACGTCATCGACATCATCAACGAGCCCACCGCCGCGACGCTCGCGTACGCCTGGCAGAAAGGGCAACTCGGTCGCCCTGACCTGTTCAAGGGGGAAAAGACCATCATGGTCTACGACCTCGGCGGCGGCACGTTCGACGTCACCGTCGTCCGTTATAACGCCACGAACTTCCGCGTCCTCGCGACCGACGGCGACGTGATGCTCGGCGGGCTCGACTGGAGCCGCCGCATCGTCGACTACATCGCCGAGCAGTTCCACCGCAAGCACAACATCGATCCTCGCGAAGACCCCGAAACGCTCATGCAGTTGACGCAGGAGTGCGAACAGGCCAAACGCGATCTCAGCAATCGTGCCCAGGTGCCGCTCAATGCCTACTACAAGGGGAAGAATCTCACCCTCGCCATGAGCCGCGGCGACTTCGAACGCCTCACCGCCGACCTCATGCAGCGGACCCGTGACACCACCGAACTGGTGATGGCGCAGGCCGGCGTCGGCAAGGGAGAACTCGACGAAGTGGTGCTCGTGGGCGGTTCGACCTACATGCCCGTCGTCGAAACGATGCTTCGCGAGGTGACCGGCAAGGTTCCTTCCCGCGACGTCACCCCGGAAGAAGCTGTCGCCCAGGGGGCTGCCATTCACGCGGCGATCCTCGAAGCCCGCGCCACTGGCGGCGGCAGCCGCATGGCGCAGGCGGTACTCAACCGGCTGCGTTCGGTCACGGCGACCGATGTGAACTCCCACTCGCTGGGGGTGAAGATTTCGGATCCGAACAACCGGACCCGCAAAATCAATCACATCATGATCCCCAAGAACACGTCGATTCCGTTCGAGGTGTCTCAGAAGTTCGTGACGAATGCGGCCAATCAGCAGCGGATTCACATCTGCGTGCTGGAAGGGGATGCGATCGATCCGGACGCCTGCACCACGATTGGCGACTTCCGCATTATCAGCCTGCCGCCGAACCTGCCGGCCGGCTCGCCGGTGGAAGTCACCTACCGGTACGACAAGAACGGCCGAATCCACGCCAGTGCCCGCGAACTCACCTCGCGGCAGGAAGCGAAGACCGAGATCGTGCGCGACTCCGGACTCACCGACGAAAACGTCGACACGTTCGAAGCCCTGGCCGCGGAATACTCGGTCGAATAACGGCAACATCCCATTCTGCTCCCGGAATGAGCCAGGAGCAGAATGTCGGAGCATAGGGAACATGCTGTCCTCTGCCGGGCAGACCGGTTCCTGATGTCCTTCTTCAGTAGAACCAGATTTTCAGTCGTCAGTTTTCAGTTCAGACCAGGCAGGTCATTTGAAGAAATGCAATTCGCGATCATTTTAGGTGTTTTTGACTGACAACTGAAAACTGATGACTAGGAACTACTGTACCTCAACACGGAAGCGCCCTGACGTATGGATTTCTACAAGGAATGGCTGGGCATCCCGGATGGAAACCGTCCGCCAGATCATTACGAACTGCTGCGCGTCGTCCGCTTTGAGGATGACTCCGATAAGATTCGGGCGCACTACAAAAAGCTGAACGCGCACGTCCGCAAGTACGCCACTGGCCAGTATTCGCTGCAGTCGCAGGAACTGCTCAACGAAATGGCCAAGGCGATGCTCTGCCTGACCGACGCCGAACGCAAACGCGAGTACGACGAATCGCTGGGCCGCGAATTCCCGCCAGATCAGGACGAGTTCGGCCGTCAACCGATCCTCGACGTCCTCTGCAAGCAGGGGAAAATCTCCCGCGACCAGAAGAAGGAAATCGAAGAATTCGCTGACCGTCGCGGGCTCTCGCACCGCGACGCCGTCGTCCAGATGAAGCTCGCCGAGCCGACTGTCGCTGCCAAGGCCCTCGCCGTGCAACTTGGCTATTCCTACGTCGACCTCGAAGACATGCTCCCCGAGGACGACATTCTCGACAAGGTTCCCCGCCAACTCGTCAAACAGCATTCGTTCATCCCGCTGTTTATCGACGACGGCCGGCTATTGATTGCCTGCATCGATCAGCCTGAGCACGAACTCGAAGACGAGCTGCGTTTGCGTTACGACGCCCCCATCCGTCCGGTCATCGCTGCCCCGCGTGCGATCAATCAGGCGATCTCGCAATACTTCGCCCCCGGCATGCGGGACGAAGCCAAAGTCAGCACCCCCGTCCAGACCACCGGTAAGGGGAAGGGGAAAGCCGCTCAGAAGACGACCGGCACGGCCAAGCAAACCGGGGCGCAGAAGAAGGCCGCAGCCAGCGTTCCCTTCGCTCAGCTTCCTCCCGAAGTCCAGAAGGAACGCAAACAGTACGGCATCCTTTTCATCTGCTGGAGCGTCATTCTGCCGATGGCTCCGCAGTTGCTGAAATCCATCAACCCCCTGCTCGCCGCCCAGATTCCCATTGGGTTGTTTCCAAACATCGCCATCGCCGTGTGCGTTGCCGGCGCCGTCACCTGGTGGGTCACGCAAAAGTACTGGAAGTAAGGTAGCGGTCAGCTATCGGCATTCAGCTTTCAGCACAAACTACTTTAGATTGTGATTTCAACTGGGTGTTGCTTCTGGCTGACCGCTGATCGCTGAAAGCTGAGAACTTCTCCCCAGGACGCACTGTGATCGACGCGACGTTGCTCGTCATTCAGGGACCAGAACAGGGCCGACGCTACGAGCTGGTCCCGGAGTCGATGCACGTCGGTCGCGGCGGTCAGAACGAAATTCGCGTTCTCGACACCGAAGCCTCGCGGCAGCATGCGTTGCTCGCCTGGACCGATGGCGATTGGGTGATTACGGATCTCGACAGCTCGAACGGCACCTACGTCAACGGCCGCGCCATCAAAACCGCCGTCATCCGCCCAGGCGATCAGATTCAGGTCGGCCGCACGATCCTCCTCTACACCGGCGACACCCAGCCCCGCGAATATTCGGCAGGAGAGAAGATCAATCTCGTCGCCAGATCGTCCGCCGACGATCAATCCCGCATTGTCAGTCAGGCCAAGCCCTCGGAGAACGCGGCCTTTGGTGGCTGGACGCAGGCGGGGGATAACCTGCAACTGCTCTATCGCATCACCGAAGAAGTCGTCAGCCCGACCACGTCGCTCGACGAGCTTCTGCAGCGCGTCCTCGACCTCACGCTGGAAGCAGTCGGCGCCGATCGCGGCTGCATGCTGGTCGCGGACTCGAAGACAGACCGCATCGAGCCCCGCGTCGTGGCCCATCGCGGCTCGGCGAACGTCAACGAACGCATGCCGATCTCGACCAGTATCGTCGAGTACGTCATCTACAACGGACAGGGGGTCCGCACCTCCGATGCGCAGCACGACAGCCGCTTTGACACCGGCCAGAGCATCGTCAAATCCGGCATCCGCGAAGCGATGTGCGTCCCCATGCGGGGCCGTTACGAACTGATGGGAGTGATCTATGTCGACACCACCCGCTCGTCGGTCGAGATGCTCGGAAGCCTGATGGGCGGCCGCTTCAACGACCAGTTGTTGCTCATGCTCCTGGCCATCGGGCGGCAGTCGGCCCTCGCCATCGAGAACTACCGTTATCAGGACGCTCTCGTGACCTCGGAACGGCTGGCGGCGATTGGCCAGACGATCACGATCATGAGCCACCACATCAAAAACATTCTGCAAGGCCTGCAAGGGGGCGGTTACCTCATCGACTCCGGGCTGAAGCAGAAAAACGACGAGATGATCCGCAAAGGCTGGGGAGTCGTCGAACGCAATCAGAACCGCATCTATAACCTCGTAATGGACTTACTGACGTTCAGCAAAGAACGCGAACCGCGGCTGACGATGTCGGACATTTCCGAGGTGCTGCGCGACGTCCTCGAACTGATGGAGCCCCGCCTCACCGCTGCGAGTATTCAATCCGCGATCGTTCCCGCACCCGCGACTCCGCTTTCGCTTTTCGACGCCGAAGGCTTCCATCGGGCGATCCTCAATATCGTGACCAATGCCATCGATGCTCTCGACGGCCAGCCCAACCCCCGTCTCGAAATCCGCTATGGCCTCGATCAGGCACGTGAGCAAATGTGGGTCGAAATTGAAGACAACGGACCCGGCATCGACGACGCCGAACTCCCTCGATTGTTCAGCCTGTTCGAATCCACCAAGGGCTTCAAAGGGACCGGTCTTGGACTCGCGGTCAGCCGCAAGATCCTGCAGGAACACGGCGGCACTATCTCCG
This genomic stretch from Planctomicrobium piriforme harbors:
- a CDS encoding J domain-containing protein; translation: MAESSLPDDYSQWPVDPFRLLGVPRAADERAAKKAYTALLRRFHPEDHPEHFRRIRAAYETVKAILENNRDGGYYEAIRSRAEEQSNAAEERSAPEEAEWQGSPRVTLASQIDAAWKLACNGDLEGAYRDVLALIRLHPGHPDLCIRRYWLLILQPGLDADTDAMGVLDAALEQSFSHPLAQLYVDALAHEPERAATEAAWKLVQQPEFRSQLLPVMRYRWLHLRSENGWGQLKSELNSFEMPLLDDAYLWQSLNLLACEIAIFGQETGFAKEILARLAEIGGSADEGGQSAGMAVNHDRIDHLSVMVKEIKPAMLRPSVQDAFPVSKLIAFLCETALETEDVVLLRIKSEILPGWVQKPEEALGTLDQLQAEYPGCAYELLNRLGQLLLGRANIYWQADELDARLRSDLERQHRIRDIGAKADYNELRWSLLTFCREEWATFEAVGQVLTSVVLERSKQAPHWLLFLQRDMAMATLVKGTLLFWS
- a CDS encoding Hsp70 family protein, encoding MPVIVGIDLGTTHSLVAIMEPEGPRLIPNELGQMLTPSVVGRDDAGTILVGGLAKELQVTRPERCASVFKRQMGEAKWTADLGGKKLTAIELSSCVLRSLKRDAEAYLGHDVTDAVITVPAYFNEEQRRATIMAGKLAGLNVARILNEPTAAAIAYGLTHQDQDRMALVVDLGGGTFDVSIVELFDGTIEIRASAGEIFLGGEDFTNALASVVLQQQGLQFERIEMSQPLRISRLRRECEGAKRKLTAESHAEIRLPDQAGEFSDPPAVVQISREQFEQATARLLDQLTGPIRQALGDARLNRSQIQDVILVGGATRMPCVRKRIEDLLQQSPRFSLNPDEVVALGAAVHAAVVGRNEHVTDLVVTDVAPFTLGVEISNEVAGQIRSGYFLPVINRNTTIPVSRVKQVSTLQAFQTSVKVRVYQGESRKVAENTLLGEFEVTGIPRGPAGQAIDIRFTYDINGVLEAEATIVETKKKATHVFQRKSGNLSQKQLAEAVERMQALKMHPREETANRYLLQRAERLYAELPIRERDALDQLLRAFEDVLDLNDKEGIESLREMLQGFLAQFDDQGENNDGSGYGQNDAV
- a CDS encoding DUF4832 domain-containing protein is translated as MMASRTLLFLVLVLAGRPVELVAQTTHQLEFASTPVDNPLKGLVPYATAEVERFPHSLEFDYLPFSALVGGENEYDWQPLENLLNTSAERGCQVVFRIYLEYPGRTGCIPKYLLDQGLTVHRYLNTNTQPEPPQPIETPDYEDLKLRKSLQQFIAALGKRYDGDPRIGFITAGLLGTWGEWHTYPRDELFASQAVQNEVMSAYEAAFKITPVLLRYPAGPEHESLAPNAQRNFGYHDDSFAWATLDTGKQNDDWFFVPALQQAGIAAVEKWKTAPIGGEIRPEAWGKVFDAKPGKKQIQNFEKCVRTTHASWLMDSGLYEQKTSPERYRRAIEQVRLLGYDFHVPQVTLGPLTGKQLPVSVHLENRGVAPFYYDWPVEFGFISSGRVVETLPSTGKITGLLPGDPVRIWTQSLDVQSLPAGKYRLALRVVNPLPQGKPLRFANAAQDADAAGWLTLGEIDIP
- a CDS encoding Hsp70 family protein, with amino-acid sequence MEILEGQTVGIDLGTTYSAIAQLNVQGEPVSLPNADGKTITPSVVILGEDNKIIVGPSFERMSIENPRNIVEAIKRQMGNKDFVIVHHGRKYTPEFISALIIKKLKQDAEKMVGPIVNAVITVPYYFNDVRRKATQDAGKIAKLNVIDIINEPTAATLAYAWQKGQLGRPDLFKGEKTIMVYDLGGGTFDVTVVRYNATNFRVLATDGDVMLGGLDWSRRIVDYIAEQFHRKHNIDPREDPETLMQLTQECEQAKRDLSNRAQVPLNAYYKGKNLTLAMSRGDFERLTADLMQRTRDTTELVMAQAGVGKGELDEVVLVGGSTYMPVVETMLREVTGKVPSRDVTPEEAVAQGAAIHAAILEARATGGGSRMAQAVLNRLRSVTATDVNSHSLGVKISDPNNRTRKINHIMIPKNTSIPFEVSQKFVTNAANQQRIHICVLEGDAIDPDACTTIGDFRIISLPPNLPAGSPVEVTYRYDKNGRIHASARELTSRQEAKTEIVRDSGLTDENVDTFEALAAEYSVE
- a CDS encoding GspE/PulE/PilB domain-containing protein translates to MDFYKEWLGIPDGNRPPDHYELLRVVRFEDDSDKIRAHYKKLNAHVRKYATGQYSLQSQELLNEMAKAMLCLTDAERKREYDESLGREFPPDQDEFGRQPILDVLCKQGKISRDQKKEIEEFADRRGLSHRDAVVQMKLAEPTVAAKALAVQLGYSYVDLEDMLPEDDILDKVPRQLVKQHSFIPLFIDDGRLLIACIDQPEHELEDELRLRYDAPIRPVIAAPRAINQAISQYFAPGMRDEAKVSTPVQTTGKGKGKAAQKTTGTAKQTGAQKKAAASVPFAQLPPEVQKERKQYGILFICWSVILPMAPQLLKSINPLLAAQIPIGLFPNIAIAVCVAGAVTWWVTQKYWK